Within Xiphias gladius isolate SHS-SW01 ecotype Sanya breed wild chromosome 5, ASM1685928v1, whole genome shotgun sequence, the genomic segment acgggttAAAACAGAActtccttggtggaggtaacaaGACTGTGGTCACCCGGTCCTGCTCACAGTTCAACTGTGGAGGATGTAAACACCAAAgctaaaattttgttttcactgtggttctcttttcaattcaattcaattttattcatataggGCCAAATCATAAAAgagattatctcagggcacatttcatatagagcaggtctagaccctactctttacagttatatttacagagacccaatgcatcatatttttatgtaaaatactAATCTGATAAGTACCTACTCATTGTCTTATCCTGCCTCTGAACCCGTCCAGATGTCTGATTCCAGGGTGTCCTCTGTCATCCAGGAGTGGGCAAGCTCGTACCCGGGTCAGGTCCACACCATGAACCCTATAACCTCTGGCCAGGCTGGATCCACCAGTCAGCTGGCTCAGATGGACATGATACCATACAGCCAGTCTCAGGGAATGATGAGGGGGGTTGGCGAGGACAGAGTCGCCGAGCAGATGATGGGACTGTCGTACCTGCCGTACTCAACATCGTGTCTCAGCAACACCTCAAGTGCAGCGAGCACAAACCACCATCAGAGCAACACCAACACTCAGCAGGTGACACCGAGGCTTTTGATAAGTGCACGATTGATTAAAATGTCTcagaaatgtgaataaaatgttcAGAGCAGAAAAATCATCAATCATAATCACATCctaaacacatttgtgtttgtgacctCAAGGacttctctcccttcctcctgcCAACTCTGAGGGCCCCAGTGACCAAGAGGAGCATCAGCAAGGACAGCGCAGAGTACCGGCTGAGACGTGAGAGGAACAACATCGCTGTGAGGAAGAGCCGGGACAAGGCCCGCCGGAGGATCCTCCTGACCCAGCAGAGAGCcctgcagctgcaggaggagaacCAGAAGCTGCAGATGAGAATAGGGCAGCTGACACAGGAGCTGGACACTCTCAAACACATCCTGTCACAGAGACACCTGCAGGGAGCTGAGGAGGGAGTATCAGGGGAGTCCAGTATCTGAACATAGTCGAAAACCAACTTCTCATTAACATCCAGTTCCAGGCATCACATCCATTTCTAGTGTCTAAGCATATCTCCAACATTCAAAGTCAAATGcctgttagtgttttttttaagctttcaCTAAAGAGGCAAACATTTGTGATCATTTCAAAAAGGCATGTAGAGGAGTAGATTTGAAAATGAAGGCTTTTGTGGGGATGTAATGCCAGGTATAAAGTGGTTAATTAGAGTTTCAGATTGTACAAttgtgaggagagagagcatAACACACTGGCAGGACTGTAGTTTCCACTGAGTACACACTGAGACATGCTAACCTTTTCATCTTACGTtagagcagacaaacacactgtttaatccattccttacacttttgctcttgtgttttggttttgtgaagGCTAAAAAAGACACcaccctccaaactctttaGATAAAGAGTATTGTTTCTTTCAGACGCACTAGATGCAAAACTTAAAcgtggagaaatccaaagcttgacaggcatGCTCTCCCTATTTACAGATGCTAAGCTGTGATCAGACAGTTTGtcaacaaaacagcattttatgTCGGGAAATCaaatttacagacaaaattaCAGTTagcttaataaataaaatgtaaaaaaaatccccaaaaaatgaatgtttgacacttaatttttttggtgcttttcttGGGAAGGGGGGattttgtatttctgaaattgTGGCTACGACCCTGCACACTGGAGCCTtgaagaaattaattaaacacctggacaaaaagggaaaagcGAACCTTTAAGTACTGTTACTGTTATACTATATATC encodes:
- the cebp1 gene encoding CCAAT/enhancer binding protein (C/EBP) 1 produces the protein MSDSRVSSVIQEWASSYPGQVHTMNPITSGQAGSTSQLAQMDMIPYSQSQGMMRGVGEDRVAEQMMGLSYLPYSTSCLSNTSSAASTNHHQSNTNTQQDFSPFLLPTLRAPVTKRSISKDSAEYRLRRERNNIAVRKSRDKARRRILLTQQRALQLQEENQKLQMRIGQLTQELDTLKHILSQRHLQGAEEGVSGESSI